The Phyllopteryx taeniolatus isolate TA_2022b chromosome 7, UOR_Ptae_1.2, whole genome shotgun sequence genome has a segment encoding these proteins:
- the cep135 gene encoding centrosomal protein of 135 kDa: MESIAERKFVNLRRRLDQLGYMYPLGIENLPLVEKLFSDLVHTTESLRNAKLSAKSEKESQNCDVLLEPYRADNARLVKENNQLHLALLKAKEEMDHITRELKTRIRKLDHDACDLKFLNNQYAHKVRCLEKDGRAKAERILQLQEKNLQAVVQTPGGKKRSIAFRRQRLQIDELIPPPETSGYPVAQPDDPYIADLLQLADNRILELQDEITKVQSELDNTHECIQLLNTQIGERDKEIERLNRALHGGRPRDVVSLEAQNVSNEKLIAQLNLQVEYLQESNKTLEQEVEGLQHKSSNEVADLSLKNFELCQELTHIDGLAQRMEMDKERVLEMADVELRDNKEVIRSQQEVIEELEENLKKITAELSERDFDKGSFEEQLLELRRQNEKLEGTLEVLEAEKSRLQDKVEKMMSADKDMVLELEAMRAKHGVCGRERSPSRLDAFVKSLEEERERYRQEAERSRRVRASGSPVRSPVRSRSPGGNVVRGGVAEADMLALVKERDELKAVLQEVEEHTEDIQTNVKALSAERDHFKAMFYQAQEQLQDAWQSSSSSDDVLNLKEELRLAESKILQVRAERDLLMEEFKVGQTSALPNGHGQEQRILDMQNGIHHVEQENLELRSQLFALKDSKRDMEQKLDVQSSALLQNAEEAAQYRKASLALRLQQEQMQQELSDLQHKLSVKTTELRAAREQTEIQNETMGVLRQQVSKHKQEAEVLRISFSALDKEKDGLLDEVDQKTEKMVVLQEELENKAKTLEDVRLAVTAMDKSMCQLQGALNSRERELASLRKQLDDAQMELAGLRKTREITAREKRNLQDDLTTMTRENQAVHAEMGEALRERDELKLRVHSYIATVARVENLLKTKDQENLDLLARFRTALSDVQEREHRLQQFEELKNSVRLDLLSSDTERRHLLEAVGHQKREIQQHVQALQAYEDKVSSLARAMARLEEELRRVQEENASLVSDLATVRELCVKLESAKDLTARHVTSKSMELERVEGELEDVRSVAELLKKQLASERVTVRNLETLLSTNRQKDIQTHLTASEKESELKVLRDRLTLADNKNAEHARDVSNLRTKVSKLQAEMDVLNRQLTSERFQNERTMQEMRRLGVSISPLRSSSSLNVTTTSQSTSNNSSADKSDN; this comes from the exons ATGGAGAGCATCGCGGAGAGGAAATTCGTCAACTTGAGGAGGCGTCTGGACCAGCTGGGCTACATGTATCCTTTGGGGATTGAAAACCTGCCGCTCGTCGAGAAGCTTTTTAG cgatCTGGTCCACACGACCGAAAGCCTGCGCAATGCAAAACTTTCAGCAAAGTCAGAGAAAGAGAGCCAAAACTGTGACGTCCTCCTGGAGCCCTACAGGGCAGATAATGCAAGGCTGGTCAAGGAGAACAACCAGCTTCACCTTGCGCTCCTCAAGGCGAAGGAGGAGATGGACCATATCACCAGAG AGCTGAAAACCCGCATCAGAAAACTGGACCATGACGCGTGCGACCTGAAGTTCCTGAACAATCAGTACGCGCACAAGGTCCGCTGCCTGGAGAAGGACGGCAGAGCCAAAGCCGAGCGCATCCTGCAGCTGCAGGAGAAGAACTTACAAGCAGTGGTGCAGACCCCAG GTGGGAAAAAGCGCAGCATCGCTTTCCGACGTCAGAGATTGCAGATTGACGAGCTGATCCCTCCTCCCGAGACATCCGGATATCCCGTGGCCCAGCCTGACGATCCGTATATAGCAGATCTCCTGCAACTGGCTGATAACAG GATTCTTGAGCTGCAGGATGAAATCACAAAAGTTCAATCTGAGCTGGACAATACCCACGAATGTATTCAACTCTTAAATACTCAA ATTGGCGAGAGGGACAAAGAGATTGAGCGTCTGAACCGTGCGCTTCATGGAGGGCGACCTCGTGATGTCGTCTCTTTGGAGGCTCAGAACGTCAGCAATGAGAAACTGATCGCTCAACTCAACCTTCAG GTCGAGTACCTCCAAGAGAGCAACAAAACACTGGAGCAGGAGGTGGAGGGACTGCAGCACAAGTCCTCCAACGAAGTGGCCGACCTCTCCTTGAAGAACTTTGAACTGTGTCAGGAACTCACACACATCGACGGCCTGGCCCAGCGGATGGAGATGGATAAGGAGCGAGTGCTGGAAATGGCCGACGTGGAGTTGCGAGATAATAAA GAAGTCATTCGAAGTCAACAAGAAGTCATTGAAGAATTGGAGGagaatcttaaaaaaataacagca GAACTTTCTGAGCGGGACTTTGACAAAGGCTCTTTTGAAGAGCAGCTGCTGGAACTCCGAAGGCAGAACGAGAAATTGGAGGGAACGCTGGAAGTTCTGGAGGCGGAGAAAAGCAGATTGCAGGACAAAGTTGAGAAGATGATGTCTGCAG ACAAAGACATGGTGCTGGAGCTGGAGGCTATGCGAGCCAAACACGGCGTCTGCGGAAGGGAACGCTCGCCGTCGCGCCTGGACGCCTTCGTTAAGAGTCTGGAGGAGGAGCGGGAGCGCTATCGCCAGGAAGCCGAACGCAGCAGACGAGTCCGAGCAAGCGGCAGCCCCGTTCGTAGTCCGGTCCGGAGCAGGAGTCCTGGAGGCAATGTAGTCAGG GGAGGCGTCGCCGAGGCCGACATGCTCGCTTTGGTGAAGGAGCGAGACGAGCTGAAGGCGGTTCTGCAGGAAGTGGAGGAGCATACCGAGGACATCCAGACCAACGTGAAAGCCCTCAGCGCTGAGAGAGACCACTTCAAAGCCATGTTTTACCAG GCGCAAGAGCAGCTGCAGGACGCCTGGCAAAGCTCGAGCTCATCGGATGACGTCTTGAACCTGAAAGAGGAGCTCAGGCTTGCAGAAAGTAAAATTCTGCAGGTTAGGGCAGAAAGGGACTTATTGATGGAGGAATTTAAG GTTGGCCAGACTTCCGCTCTCCCAAATGGACATGGGCAGGAACAGAGGATTCTTGACATGCAGAATGGCATTCACCAC GTGGAACAGGAGAACTTGGAGCTGCGCTCACAGCTCTTTGCGCTGAAGGACAGCAAGCGGGACATGGAGCAGAAGCTGGACGTTCAGTCGAGCGCTCTGCTTCAAAACGCAGAGGAGGCGGCGCAATACAGGAAAGCATCTTTGGCTCTGAG GCTGCAGCAGGAGCAGATGCAGCAGGAGCTCTCCGACCTCCAACACAAGCTGTCTGTAAAGACCACCGAGCTGCGTGCCGCTCGAGAACAGACGGAAATACAGAACGAGACAATGG GGGTGCTGCGTCAGCAGGTGTCCAAGCACAAGCAGGAGGCCGAGGTTCTTCGGATCTCCTTCTCTGCGCTGGATAAGGAGAAGGACGGTCTACTGGATGAGGTGGATCAGAAGACGGAGAAGATGGTTGTCCTTCAGGAGGAACTTGAAAACAAG gCAAAGACCCTTGAAGATGTGAGGCTCGCGGTCACCGCAATGGACAAATCTATGTG TCAACTGCAGGGAGCGCTCAACAGCCGTGAGAGGGAGCTGGCCAGTCTGAGGAAACAGTTAGACGACGCTCAGATGGAGCTCGCGGGACTGCGGAAAACCAGAGAGATCACAGCCAGGGAGAAGAGGAATCTTCAGGACGACCTGACCACCATGACCAGGGAGAACCAA GCGGTCCATGCGGAGATGGGGGAGGCCTTACGCGAGCGCGACGAGCTGAAACTGAGAGTGCATTCTTACATCGCCACAGTGGCCAGGGTTGAGAACCTGTTGAAGACAAAG GATCAGGAGAACCTGGACCTGCTAGCGCGCTTCCGCACAGCCCTCTCGGACGTGCAGGAGCGCGAGCACCGGCTGCAGCAGTTCGAGGAGCTCAAGAACTCCGTCCGCCTGGACCTCCTCTCGTCCGACACGGAACGCCGGCACCTGCTCGAAGCCGTCGGCCACCAGAAGCGCGAGATTCAGCAG CATGTGCAAGCCCTGCAAGCATACGAGGACAAAGTGTCGTCGCTGGCCCGAGCCATGGCCCGACTCGAGGAGGAGCTGCGAAGGGTCCAGGAGGAGAATGCGTCGCTCGTCTCCGACTTGGCCACCGTCAGGGAGTTATGCGTCAAGCTAGAATCGGCCAAGGATCTCACTGCGCGACACGTTACGTCCAAAAGCATGGAGCTCGAGAGG GTGGAAGGAGAGCTGGAGGACGTGCGCTCTGTAGCGGAGCTGCTGAAAAAGCAGCTGGCCAGCGAGCGAGTGACAGTCCGCAACCTGGAGACGCTGCTGTCCACCAATCGCCAGAAGGACATCCAGACGCACCTGACGGCCAGCGAGAAGGAGTCTGAGCTCAAGGTCCTGCGCGACAGGCTCACCCTGGCCGACAACAAGAA CGCCGAGCACGCCAGGGACGTGTCCAACCTCCGCACGAAGGTCTCTAAGCTGCAGGCAGAGATGGACGTCCTCAACAGACAGTTGACATCAGAGCGCTTCCAGAA CGAGAGGACCATGCAGGAGATGCGCCGGCTAGGCGTGTCCATCTCGCCTCTGCGGAGCTCGTCGTCGCTCAACGTCACGACGACTTCGCAGAGCACGTCCAACAACAGCTCCGCTGACAAGTCGGACAATTAA